In a single window of the Acidobacteriota bacterium genome:
- a CDS encoding PaaI family thioesterase → MDTATGCAVQSTLPAGTGYATLSLAINYIRPLTITTGAVRCIGKIVSVGRRVAVSEADIVDDSGRVMAHAVATCILINPD, encoded by the coding sequence CTGGATACAGCGACCGGTTGCGCCGTCCAATCGACACTGCCTGCGGGGACGGGATACGCAACGCTGAGTCTCGCAATCAACTACATACGACCGCTGACGATTACAACTGGCGCGGTTCGTTGTATCGGAAAGATCGTCTCGGTTGGGAGACGTGTCGCGGTATCCGAGGCCGACATTGTTGACGATTCGGGACGCGTAATGGCTCATGCTGTAGCAACTTGCATTCTCATCAACCCAGACTGA
- a CDS encoding sigma-70 family RNA polymerase sigma factor, translating into MPRWPGSVLVAWRRFDVVLAADYPTAWLYSVARRVLANKRKRSRRNENTAERAGALALPIRLDGPADDAIHVLELDKVFTAMTQFSDADQELLVLAALDQLSHAEIAVVLDIPVKTTKSRVYRARQRLQDRLVQKESPTRLRTAPEGGIPNV; encoded by the coding sequence ATGCCACGTTGGCCCGGTTCCGTCTTGGTCGCCTGGCGTCGATTTGATGTGGTGTTGGCGGCAGATTATCCGACCGCATGGCTGTACTCGGTTGCGCGGCGCGTGTTGGCCAACAAGCGAAAACGGTCGAGGCGTAACGAGAACACCGCGGAACGTGCCGGTGCTCTTGCTCTGCCGATACGGCTCGACGGCCCGGCAGACGATGCCATACACGTGCTCGAGCTCGACAAGGTGTTTACGGCGATGACACAGTTTTCCGACGCTGACCAAGAACTGCTCGTCCTTGCCGCGCTCGATCAGCTATCGCACGCCGAGATCGCCGTCGTGCTCGATATCCCAGTCAAGACGACCAAATCCCGCGTGTACCGGGCAAGACAGCGGTTGCAGGATCGGCTCGTCCAGAAGGAGTCGCCGACGAGGTTGCGCACCGCCCCAGAAGGAGGTATCCCCAATGTCTGA
- a CDS encoding TetR/AcrR family transcriptional regulator C-terminal domain-containing protein: MKHDEDIDAGRAPLSRQLIIDAAVSFADTSGLEVLSMRKLGAELGVEAMSLYNHIENKEDILNGMVDYVFRSISLPVGDLEWKEELRQLATSLMDCFTAHSWMLSLKSAHTHMGPGMLVFLERLLTILDDAGFNDEDAHHALQMLGSHASGYAFQQASSLETSETQEVDVESMLAQLGDEFPNVTRMAPYLAECDFNTEYAFGLDIIIDGLAARLDASRAG; this comes from the coding sequence ATGAAACATGATGAAGATATAGACGCTGGACGCGCCCCCCTATCGCGTCAACTCATCATCGACGCGGCCGTGTCCTTTGCCGACACCAGCGGTCTTGAAGTGCTCTCAATGCGCAAACTCGGTGCCGAACTCGGCGTGGAGGCAATGTCCCTCTACAACCACATTGAGAACAAGGAGGACATTCTCAATGGCATGGTTGACTACGTTTTTCGATCGATCTCTCTACCGGTGGGCGACCTCGAATGGAAAGAGGAGCTTCGCCAGTTGGCCACGTCATTGATGGATTGTTTTACGGCGCACTCTTGGATGCTTTCACTCAAGTCCGCCCACACCCACATGGGGCCCGGGATGTTGGTTTTTCTCGAACGATTGCTGACGATTCTCGACGACGCCGGTTTCAACGACGAAGACGCTCATCACGCGCTACAGATGCTCGGGTCGCACGCTTCGGGATACGCCTTCCAGCAAGCTTCTTCTCTAGAGACGTCAGAAACACAGGAAGTAGATGTTGAATCTATGTTGGCTCAACTAGGCGACGAATTCCCGAATGTGACTCGCATGGCACCGTACCTGGCAGAATGCGACTTCAACACCGAATATGCATTCGGGTTAGACATCATCATCGACGGACTCGCGGCCCGATTGGATGCAAGCCGAGCCGGATGA
- a CDS encoding MMPL family transporter — MALGPEKLARASALKPWKTVGIWIGMLLLAGFLSSQLLADALTTDFRLTDNPESEQAKDLVEELRGESAFVEFIVITSDTASAGDPDYVAHVTTVQNAVIALGPEVVSGVGSFVTEDGPVSESGRTALLPVFVAGDGRAEAGESAEFVKDVVAEIANPAGFTTLMAGQLTLDNDFTTMAEEDLAKGESIGIGVALVVLVIVFGTVVSGVIPLILGIVAIAIAVGLSALLGQFLELSFFIVNIITMIGLAVGIDYSLFIVSRYREERARGLAKVDAIARAGGTATRAVFFSGLTVVLALFGMVLLPNSVFRSIGLGAILVVLVAVGASMTLLPAVLSLLGDRINLLRVRRFVGADEGRFWNRITRFVMGRPIVALVSSVGILLIAGAAFFSMDTGFSGVSTMPDDIPSKQAFEILDREFSAGLTSPVEIVVRGSGVDATIAAIQADLSADGRFGPSFIDPAATDNLSILSVPLLGDINSNASLDLVREIRSDVVPAALASGTEVFVGGRTAFSVDFLIQTATYTPIVFVFVLGLSFILLTVAFRSLVIPAKAIVMNLLSVGAAYGMVVLFFQAGVGPAWIKSISSSFGFQQVEVIEAFIPLFMFSILFGLSMDYHVFLLSRIKEHFDVTGDNAESVAYGLRTTGSLITGAALIMLGVFGGFAAGRLAGLQQMGFGLAVAVLMDATVVRTILVPAAMRLLGDKNWYLPSWLEWIPNVAIEGTPDPLPTEVESESELVSV, encoded by the coding sequence ATGGCATTGGGACCCGAAAAACTCGCAAGAGCGAGTGCACTCAAACCGTGGAAGACAGTGGGAATCTGGATAGGCATGCTGCTGCTCGCCGGGTTCCTTTCCTCGCAGCTTCTCGCTGACGCGTTGACAACAGACTTCAGACTCACCGACAACCCCGAGTCTGAGCAGGCGAAAGACTTGGTAGAGGAACTGCGGGGAGAGTCCGCTTTTGTCGAGTTCATTGTTATCACCAGCGACACCGCCTCAGCGGGTGACCCCGACTACGTTGCCCACGTGACCACGGTGCAGAATGCAGTGATCGCACTGGGTCCCGAAGTGGTTAGCGGGGTCGGCTCGTTCGTCACCGAAGATGGACCCGTTTCGGAGTCGGGCCGCACGGCCCTGCTGCCAGTCTTCGTTGCAGGTGACGGGCGCGCAGAAGCCGGTGAGAGTGCCGAGTTCGTTAAAGATGTTGTCGCGGAAATCGCCAACCCCGCCGGATTCACGACGCTCATGGCCGGGCAGTTGACTCTCGACAATGACTTCACCACGATGGCTGAAGAGGATCTCGCGAAGGGTGAATCGATCGGCATCGGGGTTGCGTTGGTCGTCCTCGTAATCGTATTTGGTACCGTTGTCTCTGGGGTTATCCCTCTGATTCTTGGCATCGTTGCGATTGCGATCGCCGTCGGCCTTTCCGCCCTGCTCGGTCAGTTTCTCGAGCTGAGTTTCTTTATCGTGAACATCATCACGATGATCGGTCTCGCAGTCGGCATCGACTACTCGCTGTTTATCGTCTCGCGTTACCGGGAGGAGCGGGCGAGGGGACTCGCAAAAGTCGATGCAATCGCGCGGGCCGGTGGGACAGCAACACGAGCGGTGTTCTTCTCCGGTCTCACGGTGGTGCTCGCCCTGTTTGGCATGGTGCTGCTGCCAAACTCGGTGTTCCGTTCGATTGGGCTCGGTGCGATCCTTGTCGTACTCGTTGCTGTTGGCGCTTCAATGACGTTGCTGCCGGCCGTGCTTTCGCTTTTGGGTGACCGCATCAACTTGCTGCGCGTTCGTCGTTTTGTCGGTGCCGATGAGGGCAGGTTCTGGAATCGGATTACCCGCTTCGTCATGGGCCGGCCGATCGTTGCACTCGTCAGCTCCGTGGGCATCTTGTTGATCGCTGGAGCGGCGTTTTTCTCCATGGACACCGGGTTCTCAGGTGTGAGCACCATGCCAGACGATATCCCCTCTAAGCAGGCGTTTGAGATTCTCGACCGCGAATTCAGTGCGGGTCTCACGTCTCCAGTTGAGATCGTTGTCCGCGGCTCGGGAGTTGACGCGACCATCGCGGCTATTCAGGCGGACCTCTCGGCTGACGGTCGATTTGGTCCTTCGTTCATCGATCCGGCTGCAACGGACAATCTATCCATTCTGTCGGTGCCGCTGCTTGGCGATATCAACTCAAACGCTTCGCTCGACCTGGTTCGCGAAATTCGTAGCGATGTCGTACCCGCAGCTCTGGCGTCCGGTACCGAGGTGTTTGTCGGCGGACGGACCGCGTTCTCTGTCGACTTCTTGATTCAGACCGCGACCTACACGCCGATCGTGTTTGTCTTCGTGTTGGGATTGAGTTTCATACTGTTGACGGTGGCCTTCCGGTCGCTCGTCATCCCCGCAAAGGCCATCGTGATGAACCTGCTGAGTGTGGGTGCCGCCTACGGCATGGTGGTGTTGTTCTTCCAGGCTGGGGTTGGCCCAGCGTGGATCAAGAGCATTTCGTCATCGTTTGGGTTCCAACAAGTTGAGGTCATCGAGGCGTTCATACCGCTGTTCATGTTCTCGATTCTGTTCGGTCTGTCGATGGATTACCACGTGTTCTTGCTATCTCGGATCAAGGAGCACTTCGACGTTACCGGTGACAACGCTGAATCAGTTGCCTACGGGTTAAGAACGACAGGTTCGCTGATTACCGGCGCAGCGTTGATCATGCTTGGCGTGTTCGGTGGCTTCGCTGCCGGTCGTCTTGCAGGCCTCCAGCAGATGGGCTTCGGCCTAGCTGTCGCGGTTCTCATGGACGCCACGGTGGTGAGGACGATTCTCGTACCGGCGGCGATGAGGCTCCTCGGTGACAAGAACTGGTACCTCCCGTCGTGGTTGGAGTGGATTCCGAACGTCGCCATCGAGGGCACACCCGATCCGCTCCCAACCGAGGTCGAGTCGGAGTCTGAGCTGGTCTCTGTCTAG
- a CDS encoding SBBP repeat-containing protein has product MTTVIVQELPQLAWAARTGGSNVDEGAGVAVDTSGNVYTTGRSSQTADFDPSPATFDLTGTIGSLSVQASFPGSNGPIAVSVQIGAQYYLDLVSSDGANRRRLNPTDPWYNQSRRACHRTGFGSLLMVAAACPLATYG; this is encoded by the coding sequence GTGACTACTGTGATCGTCCAAGAGTTACCTCAATTGGCATGGGCGGCCCGCACGGGTGGTTCCAACGTTGACGAGGGAGCGGGAGTGGCGGTTGATACTTCTGGAAACGTCTACACGACTGGCCGGTCTTCCCAGACTGCAGATTTCGACCCTAGCCCGGCCACCTTCGACTTGACCGGCACGATCGGCTCACTGTCCGTCCAGGCTTCCTTCCCGGGTTCGAATGGGCCAATCGCGGTTTCTGTCCAAATTGGGGCGCAGTATTACTTGGATCTCGTAAGTTCCGATGGTGCGAATCGGCGACGGCTAAATCCGACGGATCCGTGGTACAACCAATCACGGCGAGCATGTCATCGGACGGGCTTCGGATCGCTCTTAATGGTTGCAGCAGCTTGTCCACTTGCGACTTATGGGTGA
- a CDS encoding 2-oxoacid:acceptor oxidoreductase family protein: MTEVIPKYPGIRITTNGNQLVAYHTEARITQGGVFYPITPSTEMGENYQLAYAEGVLDVFGNAKIAIETEGEHAAQGGAIAYSMTGHRTVNFTSGQGIVYGLEQYYHAPGKLSTMVLEVAARALTKHALNVHCGHDDIYAALDTGWIMLFAKDSQQAADQALIIRKVTELSLNPGINIQDGFLTSHLERTFYKHEADLIREFLGAHDDIIETPTAAQRELFGPTRRRVPLMMDLTNPMLLGPVQNQEHYMNGVVARRNNFSEDILPMLEAAYDEFETLTGRSYGLVSKYKTDDADVVFVSLGSAAENIEAAIDYLRDNDNAKVGSVHLNVLRPFPEAAIAAALAGKKHVIILERADDALSGDNQLTREIRAVLSKAHEVHTAGYESDIAGIASSDMPVVLSGSYGLGSRDFRPEAIIGAYEYATGSISRQDGKTAAEGALYFTLGIDHPYAVVADRKPSLLPEGSVAVRFHSIGGWGMITTGKNLSEVIGAIGEDLIAKHTETDEFGRPKEVIHVSANPKYGSEKKGAPTSYFLVAAPERVRVNCDLHHVDVVLCPDPKIFTHTNPLLGIKPGGTFVWESDEDPEIVWQRIPAKYRQEIIDKKVRIVTLPGFKIAREATDRPELQLRMQGNAFLGAFFAVSGMLETYGVTRERYREIVRAQYVKKFGRFGDAVVESNMEVMTRGGELITEIPYGPVDAPDGSSMRLGALETCGSCTVDVPLAQPAAGQEVRIPLLRLSTFDKEFKAGLGYDQPATPLSSVSMMAAGSGRTASKYVARRETPVWIAENCTACMDCIVACPDTALPNVAQDFDVVFERAANGYILDRGERAKMVAALPDLEDRVRGAMKEIVLEKGKVPFVDIMRDEVAQIDTVSETSRSEFMELFERVPFAYTKTSHLFRSKERSEPGSGGLFSIMVSDLCKGCGECVFECPWEALEMAAETPRLNADHVSGTNFLDLLPDTPKKYLGRFDPNDAAASSAAHLKNHLMVRTNYEALVSGDGACAGCGEKSVLRAIASLTEAYMRPLYHAKADRLDAKADELTSDGRTMLDAIRTADEPNYLRLKRLIAHSLMGLGGETEEDTDQRLSDRGPLTDEEVLDALTTAMRQDAFNHRDLQALDGTIPNGMSVMAMGAHTGCNTVYGSTPPNNPHPYPWMNSLFQDGATVTWLLGESFIADHARRSVVPERIADLISSCKGVTEGEFFVMTHMTDTLMTDREVRELPKAWAIGGDGGMGDIGYQNVSKVVLQNRPNVKMLLLDTQVYSNTGGQNSDSSPMPGGGDMNSFGAATEGKLTEKKGVAESFISGHGSAYVAQISLANTAQFYKALIEALDYRGTAFIQSYTSCQPEHGVADDVSTFQAGLVRDARSMPQFVLNPQLGETYQETLNISGNPNRDRDWAEITSKQTKRTFKYTVAHFAATEARFRRHLRPVKDVEGLVHIDDMLLLIRQNDVVQRSVFDPTHRSYVPDFGVYIETEDTAGNVKTLAISRQLVLFAVERRKSWRMLQSKAGVTNIDYLAQKQALASFEEDDVAMENRFEEIRDRVEKALVDLA; this comes from the coding sequence GTGACAGAAGTTATCCCAAAGTATCCGGGTATTCGGATCACAACGAACGGCAACCAACTGGTCGCCTACCACACCGAGGCCCGCATCACTCAGGGGGGTGTGTTCTATCCGATCACGCCTTCGACGGAGATGGGCGAAAACTACCAGCTTGCGTATGCCGAGGGTGTGCTCGACGTTTTCGGAAATGCCAAGATCGCGATCGAAACAGAGGGCGAACATGCGGCCCAAGGTGGAGCGATTGCATACTCGATGACAGGCCACCGCACCGTCAACTTCACCTCGGGGCAGGGCATCGTGTACGGCCTCGAGCAGTACTACCACGCTCCTGGCAAGCTATCCACAATGGTGCTTGAGGTCGCCGCGAGAGCATTGACAAAGCATGCCCTCAACGTCCACTGCGGCCACGATGACATCTACGCCGCCCTCGATACCGGTTGGATCATGCTGTTCGCAAAGGACAGCCAGCAGGCCGCAGACCAGGCGCTCATCATCCGCAAGGTCACCGAATTGTCGCTGAACCCAGGCATCAACATCCAGGATGGCTTCCTCACGTCGCATCTCGAACGCACGTTTTACAAACACGAGGCCGACCTGATCCGCGAGTTCCTCGGCGCACATGACGACATCATTGAGACCCCGACCGCTGCTCAACGCGAGCTGTTCGGACCGACTCGACGGCGGGTTCCGCTGATGATGGACCTGACAAATCCGATGCTTCTCGGACCGGTGCAGAACCAGGAGCACTACATGAATGGGGTCGTTGCGCGGCGGAACAACTTCTCCGAGGACATCCTCCCGATGCTTGAAGCTGCGTACGACGAGTTCGAGACACTGACCGGGCGCAGTTATGGATTAGTGAGCAAGTACAAAACCGACGACGCCGATGTCGTGTTCGTCTCTCTGGGTTCGGCCGCGGAAAACATAGAAGCGGCGATCGACTACCTACGCGACAACGACAACGCCAAGGTCGGGTCGGTGCACCTCAATGTGCTGCGGCCATTCCCCGAGGCGGCGATCGCGGCTGCCCTTGCGGGTAAGAAGCACGTGATCATCCTCGAACGGGCCGACGACGCCCTCTCGGGCGACAACCAGCTAACCAGGGAGATCCGCGCAGTTCTCTCCAAAGCGCACGAAGTACACACCGCAGGGTACGAATCTGACATTGCTGGAATCGCTTCAAGCGACATGCCAGTCGTGCTGTCCGGTTCCTACGGCCTGGGGTCACGAGATTTTCGACCCGAAGCGATCATCGGAGCGTACGAGTACGCCACCGGGTCTATCTCACGCCAGGACGGCAAAACCGCCGCCGAAGGAGCGCTGTATTTCACGCTTGGTATAGATCACCCCTACGCCGTCGTCGCTGACAGGAAGCCATCGCTACTACCCGAGGGCTCGGTTGCGGTTCGGTTCCACTCAATCGGTGGATGGGGAATGATCACCACCGGCAAAAACCTTTCCGAGGTGATCGGTGCGATCGGCGAAGACCTGATCGCGAAGCACACCGAAACCGACGAATTTGGGCGACCCAAGGAAGTCATCCACGTATCGGCTAATCCAAAATACGGGTCTGAGAAAAAGGGTGCACCGACTTCGTACTTCCTCGTCGCGGCGCCTGAGCGCGTCCGAGTCAACTGCGACCTTCACCACGTTGACGTGGTGCTGTGCCCCGATCCGAAGATCTTCACCCACACCAATCCACTGCTCGGTATCAAGCCCGGCGGTACCTTCGTGTGGGAGTCCGACGAGGATCCAGAAATCGTCTGGCAGCGAATCCCCGCCAAATACCGACAAGAGATCATCGACAAGAAAGTCCGCATCGTCACCCTGCCCGGGTTCAAGATTGCCCGCGAGGCGACGGACCGCCCCGAACTCCAGCTGCGGATGCAGGGCAACGCGTTCCTTGGCGCGTTCTTTGCGGTGTCAGGGATGCTCGAAACCTACGGTGTGACACGAGAGCGTTACCGAGAGATCGTACGGGCCCAGTACGTTAAGAAGTTTGGGCGTTTCGGCGATGCCGTCGTCGAATCGAACATGGAGGTTATGACAAGGGGGGGCGAACTCATCACCGAGATTCCGTACGGACCGGTCGACGCTCCCGACGGTTCAAGCATGCGCTTGGGTGCGCTCGAGACTTGTGGATCCTGCACGGTGGATGTCCCCCTTGCGCAACCCGCGGCGGGCCAAGAGGTACGTATCCCCCTCTTGAGGCTGTCGACGTTCGACAAAGAGTTCAAGGCCGGGCTCGGCTACGACCAGCCTGCAACGCCACTGTCGTCCGTATCAATGATGGCAGCCGGTTCTGGCCGCACCGCCTCTAAGTACGTTGCTAGACGCGAGACCCCGGTGTGGATCGCGGAGAATTGCACAGCCTGCATGGATTGCATCGTTGCTTGCCCCGACACGGCGCTTCCCAACGTCGCGCAAGATTTCGATGTGGTCTTTGAGCGCGCCGCCAACGGGTACATCCTCGACAGAGGTGAGCGGGCCAAGATGGTTGCTGCGCTCCCTGACCTTGAAGATCGTGTTCGCGGTGCAATGAAGGAAATCGTGCTCGAAAAAGGGAAAGTCCCCTTCGTCGACATCATGCGCGACGAGGTCGCACAGATCGACACGGTCTCAGAGACATCCCGGTCCGAATTCATGGAGTTGTTCGAGCGGGTTCCGTTCGCATACACAAAGACGTCCCACTTATTTCGATCAAAGGAACGGTCCGAGCCGGGCTCCGGCGGATTGTTTTCAATCATGGTGTCGGACCTGTGCAAGGGCTGCGGCGAGTGTGTGTTCGAATGCCCTTGGGAGGCTCTCGAGATGGCCGCCGAAACCCCGCGCCTCAACGCCGACCATGTCTCGGGAACGAACTTCCTCGATCTGCTGCCCGATACGCCAAAGAAATATCTTGGCCGGTTCGATCCGAATGACGCCGCAGCCTCCAGCGCGGCGCATCTCAAGAATCACCTCATGGTGCGCACAAACTACGAGGCGTTGGTGTCAGGCGACGGAGCCTGCGCGGGATGTGGCGAGAAAAGCGTGCTGCGTGCAATAGCATCGCTCACCGAGGCATACATGCGTCCGTTGTATCACGCCAAGGCCGACAGGCTAGACGCGAAGGCTGACGAACTCACGAGCGACGGAAGGACGATGCTCGATGCCATCCGGACAGCAGACGAACCCAACTATCTCAGACTTAAACGACTGATCGCACACTCGTTGATGGGACTTGGTGGCGAGACCGAGGAGGACACCGACCAGCGGCTCTCGGATCGGGGCCCGCTCACGGACGAGGAGGTCCTCGATGCGCTGACAACCGCAATGCGCCAGGATGCATTCAACCATCGCGACCTCCAGGCGCTCGACGGAACCATTCCCAACGGCATGTCGGTGATGGCGATGGGAGCTCACACCGGATGCAACACCGTGTACGGCTCGACCCCTCCGAACAACCCCCACCCCTACCCGTGGATGAACTCGCTGTTCCAGGACGGCGCCACCGTGACCTGGTTGCTCGGCGAGAGCTTCATTGCCGACCACGCACGAAGGTCTGTAGTCCCCGAACGCATCGCGGACCTCATCAGCAGCTGCAAGGGTGTCACAGAGGGAGAGTTCTTCGTCATGACCCACATGACCGACACCTTGATGACCGACCGAGAGGTGCGCGAGCTACCGAAGGCGTGGGCGATCGGCGGAGATGGCGGCATGGGCGACATTGGATACCAGAACGTCTCCAAGGTGGTCCTCCAGAACCGGCCAAACGTCAAGATGCTCCTCCTCGACACCCAAGTGTATTCGAACACCGGCGGTCAAAACTCTGACTCGTCACCGATGCCCGGTGGTGGTGACATGAACTCGTTTGGGGCTGCCACCGAGGGCAAGCTGACCGAGAAGAAGGGTGTTGCCGAGTCTTTCATTTCTGGCCATGGGTCGGCGTACGTTGCGCAGATCTCTCTCGCTAACACGGCACAGTTCTACAAGGCGCTGATCGAGGCCCTCGACTATCGGGGAACCGCATTCATCCAGTCATACACCTCGTGTCAGCCCGAGCACGGTGTCGCCGACGACGTCTCAACGTTCCAGGCCGGCCTTGTCCGTGACGCCCGCTCGATGCCTCAATTCGTGTTGAATCCTCAGCTTGGCGAAACCTACCAGGAAACGCTCAACATCTCCGGCAACCCGAATCGAGACCGCGATTGGGCCGAGATCACCTCAAAGCAGACGAAACGTACCTTCAAATACACGGTGGCGCATTTCGCTGCGACCGAGGCTCGGTTCCGTCGTCATCTGCGACCCGTGAAAGACGTCGAGGGCCTTGTACACATCGACGACATGCTGCTTTTGATCCGTCAGAACGATGTCGTCCAGCGCAGTGTGTTCGACCCGACACATCGCTCGTACGTGCCAGACTTCGGTGTCTACATCGAGACAGAGGACACCGCGGGGAACGTCAAGACGCTCGCGATTTCACGTCAGCTTGTGCTGTTTGCGGTTGAACGCCGCAAGTCGTGGAGGATGCTCCAGTCAAAGGCCGGCGTCACCAACATCGACTATCTGGCCCAAAAGCAAGCGCTGGCATCATTCGAAGAAGACGATGTCGCAATGGAGAACCGCTTCGAAGAAATCCGCGACCGCGTAGAAAAAGCACTCGTCGACCTCGCGTGA
- a CDS encoding sigma-70 family RNA polymerase sigma factor, which translates to MFDGLLVVRPGWYMTVSEFETFVVGAERRLSFAFAAAYGPELGREATAEAVAYAWEHWERISDMSNPVGYLFRVGQSKVRRYRRQRPPIAPEVSTASEHWVEPKLPAALASLSRNQRVAVVLVEGFGWTQSEVAELTGVSRSSVQKHVQRGLVKLRDGLGVVSDV; encoded by the coding sequence GTGTTCGATGGTTTACTTGTTGTGAGACCCGGGTGGTATATGACGGTTAGCGAGTTCGAGACGTTTGTAGTGGGCGCCGAGCGCCGTCTGTCTTTCGCCTTTGCTGCTGCATACGGACCAGAGCTTGGTCGGGAAGCTACTGCAGAAGCAGTTGCGTATGCGTGGGAACATTGGGAACGCATTTCTGACATGTCGAACCCCGTTGGATATCTGTTTCGTGTTGGGCAATCGAAGGTGCGTCGCTATCGACGTCAAAGACCTCCAATTGCTCCAGAGGTCTCGACAGCAAGCGAGCACTGGGTCGAGCCGAAACTTCCGGCGGCATTGGCGTCGTTGTCGCGGAACCAACGGGTGGCTGTGGTGTTGGTTGAAGGGTTTGGCTGGACCCAGAGTGAGGTTGCGGAATTGACTGGTGTGTCGCGTTCTTCGGTGCAGAAACATGTACAGCGCGGTCTCGTAAAGCTGCGTGATGGTTTGGGGGTGGTCTCAGATGTCTGA
- a CDS encoding sigma-70 family RNA polymerase sigma factor — protein sequence MFVRDAEQRLSFAFAAAYGPELGREATAESVAYAWEHWDRLSAMSNPVGYLYRVGQSRVRLHRRHRTRVAPDAPIDREPWVEPGLPAALAALSQRQRLAVVLVEGFEWTQDEVAQLTGISRSSIQKHLSRGLASLRQELGVESDV from the coding sequence GTGTTCGTGCGCGATGCGGAGCAACGGCTGTCTTTCGCCTTCGCTGCCGCGTATGGACCGGAGCTCGGTCGGGAAGCAACAGCCGAGTCCGTCGCGTACGCGTGGGAGCACTGGGATCGGTTGTCCGCTATGTCGAATCCTGTGGGATACCTCTATCGGGTCGGTCAGTCTCGGGTGCGTCTGCATCGCCGACATAGAACCCGGGTCGCCCCGGACGCACCAATCGACCGGGAACCGTGGGTCGAGCCCGGGCTCCCCGCCGCCTTGGCAGCCTTGTCGCAGCGTCAGCGGTTGGCGGTCGTGCTGGTTGAGGGTTTCGAATGGACGCAAGACGAAGTCGCGCAGTTGACCGGGATTTCACGGTCGTCGATTCAGAAGCATCTCAGTCGGGGACTGGCGAGTTTACGACAAGAGTTGGGAGTCGAGTCTGATGTCTGA
- a CDS encoding transposase, with amino-acid sequence MVNLRTVERDQLLLMPPSLSDWLPSDHLAWFIVDVVAELDLSGFYWSLRIDGRGGASYDPEVMLGILLYAYCVGERSSRRIEQRLCDDVAFRVIAANQQPDHATLARFRLGRLASI; translated from the coding sequence ATGGTGAATTTACGTACTGTTGAGCGGGATCAGTTGTTGTTGATGCCACCGTCGTTGTCTGACTGGTTGCCTTCGGATCATTTGGCGTGGTTCATTGTTGATGTGGTCGCCGAGTTGGATCTGTCGGGGTTCTATTGGTCGCTGCGGATCGACGGTCGGGGCGGTGCTTCGTACGACCCGGAAGTCATGCTTGGCATCTTGTTGTATGCGTACTGTGTGGGGGAACGATCGAGCCGCCGTATTGAGCAACGTCTCTGTGACGATGTCGCGTTCCGGGTGATTGCCGCGAACCAGCAGCCGGATCATGCCACGTTGGCCCGGTTCCGTCTTGGTCGCCTGGCGTCGATTTGA
- a CDS encoding PD40 domain-containing protein, producing the protein MSIIYSTSFNQFGDIFLLDVQSGSAIQLTDDPALEVQPDWSPNGSRIVYMSRADDSAGSLFTMNPDGTDKRAPLTNDTGSDFQFPSWSPDGAEIAHWRGGELWAYEISSRASRRVVGADAGRI; encoded by the coding sequence TTGAGCATTATCTACTCGACTTCGTTCAATCAGTTTGGCGATATATTCTTGCTTGACGTTCAGAGTGGATCAGCGATTCAACTGACAGATGATCCCGCCCTGGAGGTTCAGCCTGATTGGTCACCTAACGGTTCGAGGATCGTGTACATGAGCCGTGCGGATGATTCAGCCGGATCATTATTCACAATGAATCCGGATGGAACCGATAAGAGAGCGCCCCTGACGAACGACACTGGTTCAGATTTCCAGTTTCCTTCGTGGTCTCCCGACGGGGCAGAGATCGCACATTGGCGAGGCGGTGAGCTCTGGGCGTACGAGATCTCTTCGCGGGCCTCGCGGCGTGTGGTTGGCGCTGATGCAGGCAGAATCTAA
- a CDS encoding type II toxin-antitoxin system Phd/YefM family antitoxin — translation MDDTIPFSEVEAHLSEFADRVERQHERILVTRNGRPAFVLVSPDDLESLEETLTIVEDDDPMASLRR, via the coding sequence ATGGACGACACAATTCCATTCTCCGAAGTTGAGGCGCATCTATCGGAATTTGCAGACCGGGTGGAGCGACAGCACGAACGGATCTTGGTAACTCGCAACGGGCGTCCTGCGTTTGTTCTTGTGAGTCCCGACGATCTTGAATCTCTGGAAGAGACGCTCACCATTGTCGAGGACGACGACCCCATGGCATCGCTGCGGCGCTAG